In the Leptotrichia sp. oral taxon 223 genome, GGAAGTTGCCGGAATTTATCCGATTACTCCGTCGTCAACTATGTCAGAGCTTGTGGACCAATGGGCATCATACGGAAAGGAAAATTTATTTGGAATGCCAGTAAAGGTTGTGGAAATGCAATCAGAAGCCGGGGCTGCGGGGATTGTACATGGATCGCTTCAGACTGGGGCTTTGACTACGACGTTTACTGCTTCTCAAGGATTGTTGCTAAAAATACCTAATATGTATAAAATAGCTGGGGAATTGCTTCCAGGGGTAATACACGTTGCGGCAAGGGCTATTTCTGCACAGGCGTTATCAATATTTGGAGATCATCAGGATATTTATGCGGCTAGAATGACAGGATGGGCAATGCTTGTAACAAGCTCGGTTCAGGAAGTTATGGATCTGGCTGGAATTGCACATTTGACGGCAATTAAGGCAAGAGTGCCTGTTATGCACTTTTTTGATGGATTTAGGACTTCGCATGAGATAAATAAAATAGAAGTTATGGATTATGAATTTCTTGAAAGCCTGCTTGATAAAAAAGCTGTGCAGGAATTTAGGGAAAGAGCGTTAAATCCAGAAAAGCCTGTAACAAGAGGAACGGCTCAGAATGATGATATTTATTTTCAGGCAAGGGAAGCTCAAAATAGATTTTATGAAGCTGTGCCTGATATTGTAAATGATTATATGAAAAAAATTAGTGAAAAGACTGGACGGAACTATGCTCCTTTTGTTTACTATGGCTCAGAAAATGCTGAAAGAGTTATTATTGCGATGGGTTCTGTAAACGAAACGATTAAGGAAGTTGTGGATTATCTCAATAAAAATGGGGAAAATGTGGGAGCATTGAATGTTCATTTATATCGTCCATTTTCCAGCAAGTATTTTTTTGATGCAATGCCGAAAAACGTGAAAAAAATTGCTGTGCTTGACAGGACAAAGGAGCCTGGGGCATTGGGAGAACCGCTATATATGGATGTGAAGGCACTTTACTATGGACGTGAAAATGCACCTGAAATTGTTGGCGGGAGATACGGGCTTTCATCAAAGGATACAACGCCTGAACAAATTGTGGCAGTATTCAAAAATCTTGCACAAAAGGAACCTAAAAACAACTTTACAATCGGAATTATTGATGATGTTACATTTACATCTCTGGCACTGGAAGATGAAGTGTTTACTGGAAATGAGGATGTGAAAGCATGTTTATTTTATGGGCTTGGTTCGGATGGAACGGTTGGGGCGAATAAAAATTCGATAAAAATTATTGGAGATAAGACAGACTTGTATGCACAAGGATATTTTGCATATGATTCAAAAAAATCTGGCGGAGTAACACGTTCGCATTTACGATTCAGCAAAAATCCGATTCGTTCGACGTACTTAGTTACAAAGCCCAGTTTTGTCGCTTGCTCTGCACCTGCCTATCTGGGAAAATACGATATGATTTCAGGACTGCGTGAAGGAGGAATATTTTTACTGAATACAATTTGGGATAAGGAAAAAATGCTAAAATATGTTCCAAATGAGATAAAAAGAGCACTTGCACGTAAAAAAGCCAGATTTTACTTGATAAATGCAACGGAAATTGCAAAGGAAATTGGACTTGGAAACAGGACAAACACGATTATGCAGTCGGCATTTTTCTATCTTTCGGAAGTGATTCCTCACGAAGAGGCAAAGGAATATATGAAGGAATATGCCAAAAAAAGTTATGGAAGAAAAGGGCAGGATATTGTTCAGAAAAACTGGGATGCAATTGACAGAGGAATTGAAGGGTTGGACGAAGTGGAAGTATTGCCTGAATGGGCAGATCTTGAAGTCGATGAAAAAATTATAGATGATGCAAAGCCTGAATTTGTAAAAAGAGTTGCAGATCCAATTAATGAAATGAAGGGGAATGAATTGCCTGTTTCTACATTTTTAGGGCGTGAAGACGGAACATTTGAACATGGAACGGCAAATTATGAAAAAAGAGGAATAGCGGATGAAGTGCCGGAATGGCAGCCTGATATGTGTATTCAGTGTAACCAATGTGCTTATGTGTGCCCGCACGCTGTAATTCGTCCTTTCTTGATTGACGAGGAAGAAATGGCAAAAGCTCCAGAAGGAATGCCGACAATAAAGGCATTGGGACGTGGAATGAACGACTTGAACTATAAAATTCAGGTGTCGCCTCTGGACTGTACAGGATGTAGTGCCTGTGTAGATGTGTGTCCTGCTCCTCGTGGAAAAGCCATTGTTATGAAACCAATTCAATCTCAAATTGAAAAAAATGAAATTGAATACACAGATTACTTATTTAACAATGTTTCATACAAAGATAAAATTTTAGGGAAAAATACTGTAAAAGGCTCACAATTTGCAAAACCACTGTTTGAATTTTCGGGAGCGTGTGCAGGCTGTGGAGAAACGCCTTATATTAAATTGGTGACACAGTTATTTGGGGAACGTATGATTGTGGCAAATGCGACAGGATGTTCTTCTATTTACGGAGCTTCTGCACCATCGACACCTTATACAACTGCTGAAAATGGCTGTGGGCCTGCATGGGCTTCTTCATTGTTTGAAGACAATGCTGAATATGGATACGGGATGTTTCAGGCTGTAAACACAATTCGACACAGAATTTTAAAAAGAATGAATGAAATAAAATCTGATGTTTCAATAGAGCTTTCTGATTTGTTCACTTTATTTGCAGAAAACTTTGATGATGGGGACAAAACAACAGAAATACGTGATGAACTGGTAGCTTTAATGGAAAAGGAAAATTCTGGGAATACAAACGAAAAAGTAAAAAGTAATATAGCTGAAATATTGGAATTGAAACAGTATCTAATCAAAAAATCTATCTGGATGTTTGGTGGAGATGGTTGGGCTTACGACATTGGATTTGGAGGGCTTGATCACGTACTGGCTTCTGGAGATGATGTGAATATTCTTGTACTTGATACCGAAGTGTACTCAAATACAGGAGGACAGGCTTCAAAATCTTCGAGATTAGGAGCAGTTGCAAAATTTGCAGCATCAGGAAAACCAGCAAAGAAAAAAGACTTAGCCGCAATACTGATGACTTACGGAAATATCTATGTTGCCAAAGTGTCAATGGGTGCAAATCAGAACCAGACACTAAAAGCAATAAGAGAAGCCGAGGCTTATCCAGGGCCATCAATAATAATCGCTTATTCACCTTGTATAGAACACGGAATAAAAGCTGGCATGGGTAAATTCCAGACAGAAGAAAAACTGGCAACAGAAGTAGGATACTGGCCAATTTTCAGATATGATCCAAGACTCGCTGAAAAAGGGAAAAATCCACTGCAGTTAGATACACGAAATCCCGCTTGGGACAAATACGAAGATTTCCTGCTGGGAGAACGAAGATATGCAACTCTAGCTGCAGAGTTCCCTGAAAAAGCAAAAGAATTACTGGAAGCAAACCTAAAGAATGCCAAAGACAACTGGAATTATTATAAACGAATGGCAGCAATGGATTATTCAGTAGAAGAATAGAATTATAATTTAAAATTAAAATAAAATTTAATTTTTATAAAAAGAAATTCCCCTTTATTTTAGGGGTTTTTCTTGTTTTTTAGAAAAAAATTAGAATAGTTGGCATTTATTTTGATAAAAAAATGTGGTAAAATTATGTAGATATTTAAATAAATTATTTGAATATTGGGGGAGAGTTACAAAAAAGTTTAATTAAGAGGGGAAAAATTATGAGAAATACTAAATGGGCTGCAAAAACTATTCCTAATCCACGACAGGAGAGGGAATACATTGAAAGAGACAACAAGCAGAAAAATGATGAAAAAACAAAAAAATTGAAAAAAAGTAAGACTGAAAAACAGAATTTTGAAAATACGAATTTAAGTTCGGTAATTGATAATGATATTTTGAAAATACTTTATTCACGGGGGATAACGACAGAGAAAGAAGTAAGGGAGTTTTTGAATCCAAAACTTGAAAACATTCAGAATCCTTATGGACTGCAGGATATGGAAAAGACAGTTTTGGAAATTGAAAAGGCGATAAAGGAACAGAAGAATATTTGGATATATGGAGATTATGATGTGGATGGAATTACTTCGACATCTATTTTGTATATGGCGTTAAAGGAGCTTGGGGCGGAAAATGTGAATTATTACATTCCGATTCGGGATGAAGGGTATGGGCTGAATAATGCTGCATTGAAGAAAATAAAGGAATCTGGGGCGGACTTGGTAATTACTGTGGATTGTGGAATCACGGCATTTCCTGAAGTAGAGTTTGCAAATTCTATAGACTTGCCGATAATTATTACGGATCATCACAATTTGCATGGGGATAAAGTTCCAGACGCTATCACAGTTGTGAATCCCAAATGTCCTGAAAATGAATTTTCCTTTGAGTTTCTAGCGGGAGTTGGAACTATTTTTATGGTAATTCTTTGTCTTTATGAAAGAATTGGGAAAAAGGCAAAAGCATATAAGTATCTCGATCTGGTAGCAATTGGTACGGTTGCCGATATTGTGCCGCTGGTGGAAGAAAACAGGATTTTGACAAAATTTGGGCTGGAGCAACTTAGCCGTTCTAAAAATAAGGGACTTAGATTTTTACTGTATAAATTGTTTAGTACGCAAAATTCGGATTTTAATGAGAAAACTGAATATAATTCGTATGATGTGGGCTTTATCATAGCACCTGTCTTTAATGCGGCTGGAAGGCTTAAAGATGCAAAAATGGTGGTAAAATTACTAATTTCGGATAATGACAGGGAAATTGAGATAATCGTAAAGGAATTGATTAATAAAAATTTTGAGCGGAAAGAATTGCAGAATGAAATCGTGGAAAAAGTAGAAAAACATATTGAAGAAAGCGATTTGAAGGAAGATTATGTGATTGTGGACTATTCGCCTGAATATCATCACGGTGTAATTGGTATAGCGGCTTCCAAAATTGTGGATAAATATTACAAGCCTGCGATTATCATTGAAGTGAAGGAAGATGAAGGAATAGCGGTTGGATCATGCCGAAGTATTGGGAATTTTAATATTTTGGAGGCGTTGCAGTCGATGCCTGAGCTTTTTGTGAAGTTTGGGGGACATTCTGGAGCAGCTGGATTTACGATTGGAATAAAAAATTTGGAATTATTTAAGAAAAAAATAAATAAATTTGCAAAAACAAAATTAAAGGAAGAGGATTTTGTAAAAATAATAGAAATTGACAAGCAAATCCCAATTCAAAAGGTTTCCTACGAATTTTTCCAAATAATAGAACTGTTAAAGCCATTTGGCTTTGGAAATCCAATGCCGACTTTTAGGACAAATAACGTACTTTTTGAAAATATAAAGTTCATTGGGGAAAATAAAAATCATATAATGTTTGATATAAAGCAAAAGGGATTTTTTAATAGAAATGCTGTCTGGTTTAATTCTGGCGAGTATTTTAAGGAACTGAACGAAAACTTGTTTTACGATATTGTTTATAAATTAAAGACGGAAATGTTTCAGGAGAGATATTATACGAAAGTGTATATTGAGGATGTGAAAGTGTCGCAGTTGAAGGATGATACTTTATCTTATTATCATTCGCTTTTTAACACATCTTTCCCGATGAAGTCGGTATTTTATACAAATATTGAGCTGGAAACGGAAAAGAAAATTACAATGAAAATGGAATTTGATCAGGTTTCGCTTTTTCAAGGAAGAAAGTTCATCGGACGGCTTGATTACAGCATTTCTAACTTATTAATACTTTTAAATCAGTATTATAACTGGAATTTTATCGTGAAAATGGAGGATGTGAAGCAGGCTTCAAATCATAATATTGTAAATATACTGATAAAAAGAGATTATAATTTTAAATGTTATGATCACACGCAAATTGGTATTTTTAAGAAAATAAAAGAATTTTTGATTGGGAAAATGGAGTATAATTCACAGACTAAAGAATTGCTGGCACAGTTTTTTAAGCAAAACAAAAACTTGATTATAAAAAATATTTTTGATGAAAATGAAAAATATAAATACAAAATGTCAAATTTTGAAAATTTTTTACTGACAGTTGGAATTTATTATAAAAAAATGACTGATAAAAAAAGTCAAATTGTAATAAGTTCAGATAAAAAGCCAGCTTTTAACAATTTTATAAAATCGTATTTTGACATAAATGAAAAATATTCTGAAAATGGCTATCCATTTACATTGTTTTATAACTATAAGGATACAGAAAAGCTGGAAAATATTATAAAAACAGATTTTTCAATGCAAAATGAAATTTTTTATGATACAGAAGATAAAAACGCTATGGAAAGTGAAATTAACGAAGATTCAAAGCAACTGGAGTATAAAAAAGTTGAAAAAATAGAGTTTAAAAATAATGAAAATGTGGAAAACTCTGAGAATATTGTGGAAAAACAGCAGGAAAATACTGAAAAGTTAAGTGAAAATGGAAAACAGGAAGTGGAGAAAAGATTTTGCATAATAATAAATTCTGAAGATTTTATGGTAAAAACAGATGATTTGGACAAAAATAATATTGAAGAGATAGATACGAAAATTAAAATGCCAGAAAATATAATATTTTTAGAAAATTCAACGAAGAAGGAGAGAAAAAATGCAAAAAATATTTTTGTAGAATATTTACCGATTGAAGAAAAAATTAAATTGAAAAAGTTGCTTACTGATGGAGAAAAGATTTATTCTGATTATTCGATTAATGAGATTTTATAAAAGTAAATAATGATATAAATATTTGAGTAGCAAAAAATCTTGATTTGTTGTTAAAAAATTAGAAAAAAAGTGATGTGAGATAATATCTATGCGACAAGAATATAAAAAATATAATATTAATAAGATTTTATGAATCCTTTCAAATAATGAATAAAAAAAATAGGAGAATTTATGGAAAAATTAAAAAAGGCTATTTTGGTTTACAATCCAAAATCTGGAAATGCCAATATAATTTTAAGCAATTTTGATTTAATCACGACAAAACTGCTAGAAAAAGGGATTACATTGACACTTTATAGCATAAATCAGAATTATGATTTGCTTACAGAAATTTTAAAAAATGAAAAATATGATATTTTGATTTTATCAGGCGGAGATGGAACGTTAAGCCGTTGTTTAAGCGAGCTTTATTGTAAAAATATCGAATTTCCAGAAGTTGCAATATTTCCGACAGGAACATCAAACGACTTTGCAAAAGCATTGAAAATTGAAGAAAACATCGAAAACTGGATAGAGAAAATTACAGATAAAACTGCCAAAAATATTGATTTTGGGTTAATTAATGGGAAAACTGTATTCTTGTCTTCGTATGCTGGTGGGCTGTTTACCAAAATTTCCTACAATACGGACAAGACACTGAAAAAGACGTTTGGAAAAGTTGCCTATTACATAAATGGACTTGGAGAACTTACAAATATAAAGACTTTTGACTTGGATATTGTGCTGGATGGAAATGAGAAAGTGAAGAAAAAGGCTATTTTGTACGCAATTCTGAATGGAAAAAGTGTCGGCGGATTTGAAAATGTAATTGATGAAGCTAGCATGAATGACGGATTTATGGATATTCTAATCGTAAAAAACATTGACAATCCACTAGATATTCCAAAAATCCTAATCGACTTAATGAATAGCAATCTAACAAACAACGATTACATCCGAACTTTACAAGCCAAAAAATGCGAAATAAAAAAAGTTGCTGAAGAAATTGACGTAAGTATCGATGGGGAAGAAGGGGAAAATATGGATGTAGCAATTGAGTTTATTAGTGGAAAATTAAAAGTTTTTTGTTAAAAAAATTTGCAATATAAGAAAACTTTAATTAAAGATTTTTTTATTTTTCAGAAATTTAGGGATTGAGTTTTTTGAAAAAAAATGATATAATAATTTTGAATAAAAAACCTGTCTGGGTTATGTAGTAAAAATGCGAAAAAGAGGTTCTGTTCTTATTGAATGGGATCTTTTTTTATGTTATAATTTTAACCGTTAAGGCTCGCAACCTTGACAACTACATAAAACAGACTGGGGGTGGTCTCAATGATGAACTGGGATTTGACTGTTTTGGCAGTTATAATCATATTGTTTTTGATTTTTAGCAGTCAAAAATAGCAGTTGAATTCTTGTCTTATTGTTCTCACCTTTTGCCTGCCAGTTGAATTTAGCTGGCAGGTTTTAATGAAGTGGAATTTTTGGAATTATGTTTCCTTTTTATTTTTTGAAAATTTTGGGATTGAATTTTTTTAGAAAAAATGATATACTAATTTAGTATAAAAAACCTGTTCAGGTTAGTGTAAAATTAAAAATGCGAGAAAAAGGCTTTATTCTTTATTGAATAGGGCTTTTTTTTGTGATATAATTGTCTGTCAAGGAACGCAACCTTGATTACACTTTCTTGAACAGGGGGTGGTAATAATGGCAAATTGGGATTTGACTGTTTTGACAGTTATAATCATATTGTTTTTGATTTTTAGCAGTCAAAAATAGCAATTGAATTCTTGTCTTATTGTCCTCACCTTTTGCCTGCCAGTTGAACTTTGCTGGCAGGTTTTAATGAAATGGAATTTTTTGGATTATGCTTCTTTTTTTGCAGGATTGCTCGTTGTTACAAATCTTTATTTTGCAGTAAAGATTTATCCTGATAATTAAAATTGTGGCAAGATTGCTACGCAATACCTATGGCTAGACTCTGGCTATAAATAAATTTAAAGAAAAACATTATTACTCAAAATATCTAAAAAATTGATTTTATATATTTTTATATAAAAAAGTAAAATAGGTTAATACTTAGATAGTAATAAAAAAAGAAAGTTTAAATTTTCAGTAAACATTGCATAAAAAAATTTTGAATTTTGTGGAAAATATGGTATAAATATAGTATATAAAAATTTATAAAGTATGGAGGAAAAATTATGAATGGATATTTTAGTCTTGTTTTACATGCACATTTGCCGTATGTAAGACATCCAGAGTATGAAGAATTTTTAGAAGAAGATTGGTTATATGAAGCGATTACGGAAACGTATATCCCTTTACTGGAAATGTTTGAAAATTTAACAAGAGATAACATTCCTTGGAATATAACTATTACAATGTCTGGAACGCTTGTAAATATGCTAAATGATGGTTTATTGCGTGAAAGATATCTTCGTCATATAAATAAATTAATTGAATTCTGTGAAAATGAAGTGGAAAGACTAAGTCCATATCCTGACATGCTAAATGTTGCAAAACATAATTTATGGTTCAATACGAGAGCAAGACAAGTATTTGAAGAAAAGTACAGCAAAGATTTAGTGGGGGCATTTAGAAAATTTCAAGATCAGGGGAACTTAGAAATCATTCCAGTTACAGCAACACATGGATTTTTACCAGTTATGAAAGATTATCCTGAAGCAGTAAACGCTCAAGTGCTTATGGCAAAAAAAGATTATATTAAAAATTTTGGAAGGGATCCAAAGGGAATTTGGCTAGCTGAATGTGCTTATTATCCAGGACAAGATAAATTCTTGGAAAAACACGGAATAAGATATTTCCTAGTTGATGCGCATGGAATTATGCACAGTGATCCACGTCCAGTTTATGGTATTTATTCACCAGTTTATACTAAGAATTATGTGGCTGCATTTGCCAGAGATTTGGAATCATCAGAACAAGTTTGGAGTTCTGAATCAGGGTATCCAGGAGATGGACTTTACCGTGAATTCCATAAGGATGCAGGATACGAACTTGACTATGAACTTGTAAAACCTTACTTGCACAGTGATGGAGTAAGAAGAAACATAGGAATAAAATATCACGCAATAACAGATAAGAAAGGAAGCTATAAAGCAGTTTATAATCCACAGGCAGCAGCAGACAGGGCAAAAGAACATGCGTATAACTTTGTATTCAATCGTTCAAAACAAATTGAATTTCTTGCTTCAAAAATGAAATATAGAAAACCTATCGTAGTATCGCCTTACGATGCTGAATTATATGGACACTGGTGGTATGAAGGGCCTATATTCCTAGAATGGGTATTCAGAGCAATAGCTGAATCTGATTTTTCTACAATAACACCATACAAATATTTACAAAAATACCCTACAAACCAAATAGTTGACGTAAGTATGTCAAGCTGGGGAGCAAATGGTTATTACGACGTTTGGATAGACGGTTCAAATGATTACGCATACAGACATTTACATAAAGCTGCGCAAAAAATGATAGAATTGGCAAACGGAAGAGAACCATACAACGAACTGGAATACAGAGCATTAAATCAAGCCGCAAGAGAGTTGTTAATGGCACAGACATCTTGTTGGGAATTTATAATGTACACAGGAACAATGGTTGGATATGCTCATAAAAAAATAAGCGATCATGTTCATAGATTATTCAAAATTTACGAAGACTTCAAAAACGGCAATTTAGATGAAAGCTGGCTAAATGAAATTGAAAGCAGAGATAATATTTTCCCTGAAATCGAATATAGAATGTACAGAAGTGACTGGCTAT is a window encoding:
- the nifJ gene encoding pyruvate:ferredoxin (flavodoxin) oxidoreductase; protein product: MTKNMKTMDGNQAAAHIAYAFTEVAGIYPITPSSTMSELVDQWASYGKENLFGMPVKVVEMQSEAGAAGIVHGSLQTGALTTTFTASQGLLLKIPNMYKIAGELLPGVIHVAARAISAQALSIFGDHQDIYAARMTGWAMLVTSSVQEVMDLAGIAHLTAIKARVPVMHFFDGFRTSHEINKIEVMDYEFLESLLDKKAVQEFRERALNPEKPVTRGTAQNDDIYFQAREAQNRFYEAVPDIVNDYMKKISEKTGRNYAPFVYYGSENAERVIIAMGSVNETIKEVVDYLNKNGENVGALNVHLYRPFSSKYFFDAMPKNVKKIAVLDRTKEPGALGEPLYMDVKALYYGRENAPEIVGGRYGLSSKDTTPEQIVAVFKNLAQKEPKNNFTIGIIDDVTFTSLALEDEVFTGNEDVKACLFYGLGSDGTVGANKNSIKIIGDKTDLYAQGYFAYDSKKSGGVTRSHLRFSKNPIRSTYLVTKPSFVACSAPAYLGKYDMISGLREGGIFLLNTIWDKEKMLKYVPNEIKRALARKKARFYLINATEIAKEIGLGNRTNTIMQSAFFYLSEVIPHEEAKEYMKEYAKKSYGRKGQDIVQKNWDAIDRGIEGLDEVEVLPEWADLEVDEKIIDDAKPEFVKRVADPINEMKGNELPVSTFLGREDGTFEHGTANYEKRGIADEVPEWQPDMCIQCNQCAYVCPHAVIRPFLIDEEEMAKAPEGMPTIKALGRGMNDLNYKIQVSPLDCTGCSACVDVCPAPRGKAIVMKPIQSQIEKNEIEYTDYLFNNVSYKDKILGKNTVKGSQFAKPLFEFSGACAGCGETPYIKLVTQLFGERMIVANATGCSSIYGASAPSTPYTTAENGCGPAWASSLFEDNAEYGYGMFQAVNTIRHRILKRMNEIKSDVSIELSDLFTLFAENFDDGDKTTEIRDELVALMEKENSGNTNEKVKSNIAEILELKQYLIKKSIWMFGGDGWAYDIGFGGLDHVLASGDDVNILVLDTEVYSNTGGQASKSSRLGAVAKFAASGKPAKKKDLAAILMTYGNIYVAKVSMGANQNQTLKAIREAEAYPGPSIIIAYSPCIEHGIKAGMGKFQTEEKLATEVGYWPIFRYDPRLAEKGKNPLQLDTRNPAWDKYEDFLLGERRYATLAAEFPEKAKELLEANLKNAKDNWNYYKRMAAMDYSVEE
- the recJ gene encoding single-stranded-DNA-specific exonuclease RecJ — its product is MRNTKWAAKTIPNPRQEREYIERDNKQKNDEKTKKLKKSKTEKQNFENTNLSSVIDNDILKILYSRGITTEKEVREFLNPKLENIQNPYGLQDMEKTVLEIEKAIKEQKNIWIYGDYDVDGITSTSILYMALKELGAENVNYYIPIRDEGYGLNNAALKKIKESGADLVITVDCGITAFPEVEFANSIDLPIIITDHHNLHGDKVPDAITVVNPKCPENEFSFEFLAGVGTIFMVILCLYERIGKKAKAYKYLDLVAIGTVADIVPLVEENRILTKFGLEQLSRSKNKGLRFLLYKLFSTQNSDFNEKTEYNSYDVGFIIAPVFNAAGRLKDAKMVVKLLISDNDREIEIIVKELINKNFERKELQNEIVEKVEKHIEESDLKEDYVIVDYSPEYHHGVIGIAASKIVDKYYKPAIIIEVKEDEGIAVGSCRSIGNFNILEALQSMPELFVKFGGHSGAAGFTIGIKNLELFKKKINKFAKTKLKEEDFVKIIEIDKQIPIQKVSYEFFQIIELLKPFGFGNPMPTFRTNNVLFENIKFIGENKNHIMFDIKQKGFFNRNAVWFNSGEYFKELNENLFYDIVYKLKTEMFQERYYTKVYIEDVKVSQLKDDTLSYYHSLFNTSFPMKSVFYTNIELETEKKITMKMEFDQVSLFQGRKFIGRLDYSISNLLILLNQYYNWNFIVKMEDVKQASNHNIVNILIKRDYNFKCYDHTQIGIFKKIKEFLIGKMEYNSQTKELLAQFFKQNKNLIIKNIFDENEKYKYKMSNFENFLLTVGIYYKKMTDKKSQIVISSDKKPAFNNFIKSYFDINEKYSENGYPFTLFYNYKDTEKLENIIKTDFSMQNEIFYDTEDKNAMESEINEDSKQLEYKKVEKIEFKNNENVENSENIVEKQQENTEKLSENGKQEVEKRFCIIINSEDFMVKTDDLDKNNIEEIDTKIKMPENIIFLENSTKKERKNAKNIFVEYLPIEEKIKLKKLLTDGEKIYSDYSINEIL
- a CDS encoding diacylglycerol kinase family protein is translated as MEKLKKAILVYNPKSGNANIILSNFDLITTKLLEKGITLTLYSINQNYDLLTEILKNEKYDILILSGGDGTLSRCLSELYCKNIEFPEVAIFPTGTSNDFAKALKIEENIENWIEKITDKTAKNIDFGLINGKTVFLSSYAGGLFTKISYNTDKTLKKTFGKVAYYINGLGELTNIKTFDLDIVLDGNEKVKKKAILYAILNGKSVGGFENVIDEASMNDGFMDILIVKNIDNPLDIPKILIDLMNSNLTNNDYIRTLQAKKCEIKKVAEEIDVSIDGEEGENMDVAIEFISGKLKVFC
- a CDS encoding glycoside hydrolase family 57 protein, encoding MNGYFSLVLHAHLPYVRHPEYEEFLEEDWLYEAITETYIPLLEMFENLTRDNIPWNITITMSGTLVNMLNDGLLRERYLRHINKLIEFCENEVERLSPYPDMLNVAKHNLWFNTRARQVFEEKYSKDLVGAFRKFQDQGNLEIIPVTATHGFLPVMKDYPEAVNAQVLMAKKDYIKNFGRDPKGIWLAECAYYPGQDKFLEKHGIRYFLVDAHGIMHSDPRPVYGIYSPVYTKNYVAAFARDLESSEQVWSSESGYPGDGLYREFHKDAGYELDYELVKPYLHSDGVRRNIGIKYHAITDKKGSYKAVYNPQAAADRAKEHAYNFVFNRSKQIEFLASKMKYRKPIVVSPYDAELYGHWWYEGPIFLEWVFRAIAESDFSTITPYKYLQKYPTNQIVDVSMSSWGANGYYDVWIDGSNDYAYRHLHKAAQKMIELANGREPYNELEYRALNQAARELLMAQTSCWEFIMYTGTMVGYAHKKISDHVHRLFKIYEDFKNGNLDESWLNEIESRDNIFPEIEYRMYRSDWL